Proteins encoded by one window of Anopheles maculipalpis chromosome 2RL, idAnoMacuDA_375_x, whole genome shotgun sequence:
- the LOC126558538 gene encoding dehydrodolichyl diphosphate synthase complex subunit DHDDS — MAPSAAGATPLRASSTVSEPPASGTWVRQSNLHWYHRWMIRVLQAGPIPAHVAFIMDGNRRYARKANIAKAEGHSAGFEKLSETLQWCLEVGISEVTVYAFSIENFKRTQEEVDTLMNLAREKFQRLLAERDKLHERGICIRIIGNWDLLEPDIRRSIAEAVLLTRHNRNAILNVAFAYTSRDEITHSIRTVAQAVGDGQLEPEDVSEELLTRCLYTKYSAEPDLLVRTSGEVRLSDFLLWQSATTVMYFTETLWPEFTIWHLLGAVFYYQRVRWRMMDVRETLDQYTAGTSVELCGKRKERIGRFLEYVEREEEHYLMRLVRGTGIK; from the coding sequence ATGGCTCCTTCCGCCGCTGGTGCTACACCTCTCCGCGCATCGTCCACAGTGTCAGAACCACCTGCTTCAGGGACATGGGTCCGGCAGAGCAATCTGCACTGGTACCATCGATGGATGATCCGGGTGCTACAGGCCGGTCCGATACCTGCGCACGTCGCATTCATCATGGACGGTAACCGACGGTACGCCCGGAAAGCGAACATTGCCAAAGCGGAGGGCCACTCGGCCGGGTTCGAGAAGCTTTCCGAAACACTGCAGTGGTGCCTGGAGGTGGGAATCAGCGAGGTGACGGTGTACGCGTTTAGCATCGAAAACTTTAAACGCACACAGGAGGAGGTGGACACGTTGATGAATCTGGCTCGGGAAAAATTCCAACGACTGCTAGCGGAAAGGGACAAGCTGCACGAGCGGGGCATTTGCATTCGAATCATCGGTAACTGGGATCTGCTCGAGCCGGACATACGGCGCAGCATCGCGGAAGCGGTACTGCTGACCAGGCACAACCGTAACGCCATCCTGAACGTTGCGTTCGCGTACACATCCCGGGACGAAATTACACATTCCATCCGTACGGTTGCGCAAGCCGTCGGCGATGGGCAGCTCGAACCGGAGGACGTTAGCGAGGAGCTGCTCACCCGCTGCCTGTACACAAAGTATTCCGCCGAACCGGATCTGCTGGTGCGCACATCCGGTGAGGTGCGGTTAAGTGATTTCCTGCTCTGGCAATCGGCCACAACCGTCATGTACTTTACCGAAACGCTTTGGCCCGAATTTACCATCTGGCATCTGCTCGGTGCGGTGTTCTACTATCAACGGGTACGCTGGCGGATGATGGACGTGCGGGAAACGTTAGACCAATACACTGCCGGTACTAGTGTAGAGTTGTGCGGCAAGCGAAAGGAGCGTATCGGCCGGTTTTTGGAGTACGTCGAGCGGGAGGAGGAACATTACCTGATGCGGCTGGTACGGGGGACgggtataaaataa